One window of Pseudobacteriovorax antillogorgiicola genomic DNA carries:
- a CDS encoding response regulator: MKSVLLIDDSKFSCKREGEMIQNFHSGVDVTLAYLPSDAIRLIRDEGKIFDLIFLDFNMPEMNGLQLLDELKDHVDLAKVILLTATSAFATKSQTLPEGVRLIQKPLSIEKLEATLGKDELQEQAS, from the coding sequence TTGAAATCAGTTCTACTTATTGATGATAGTAAGTTTTCCTGTAAGCGGGAAGGTGAGATGATTCAAAATTTTCACTCTGGAGTCGATGTTACACTAGCCTATTTGCCAAGCGATGCGATTCGGTTGATTCGAGACGAAGGCAAAATCTTTGACCTGATCTTTTTAGATTTCAATATGCCGGAAATGAATGGCTTGCAGCTGCTAGATGAGCTGAAAGATCATGTGGATCTTGCCAAAGTAATACTACTCACGGCGACTTCGGCTTTTGCTACAAAGTCTCAAACCCTTCCCGAGGGGGTGAGGTTGATCCAAAAGCCCCTTTCCATCGAAAAGTTGGAAGCCACCTTAGGCAAAGACGAACTTCAAGAGCAGGCATCATGA
- a CDS encoding TonB-dependent receptor encodes MLAFLSAGQRSARLRLLKILVPLAFLLGVSDAFAQVTNARFRGTVIDASGSPVAGAQVTMSHDKGLVKKTTETNASGVFVFTGLKVGGPYTLTTVSSGAEPIKNEGISLAAGNNPPFEVAIGGGSGEVETITVTGGRVAPKMSGNVYDAGDIETAPTAQGDLKDVIRFAPDVYLEGDRLYLGGANNRFNSVTIDGIRQDDDFGLNNNGYPSLRSPIPLGAAEEIAVNRSPFDVRYGNFIGGNINVVTKSGSNDLEAGINVVHTNDRWQGQKTKDTDVSSEFEENRVGIHVGGPIIEDKLFYFFAAEALTQTSPNYNGVAGSGASNEASDISAADVARVQDISSRIYGFNAGKVSQSNKAEDLKFLVKFDYEINDSHRLEAKYQSVDGTSVEDGTARSNYLPLTSNWYENKQSLSTVSLRLFSDWDHALSTKVELSTKTTKSNPTPLEGDGFAQMTVALEDGGPEIVLGPDPFRQANELETNTLHFGTEANYLLGSHLITGGIDLDTVDVYNLFGPFSSGTAEFDTIDDFEAQEPSNLYYQNALSNNVDDVAADWGYNVTTIYLQDEYQITPQLTARFGLRTELYSSKGDINYNANFEQRYGFDNRADLDGKQLFLPRAGLSYQAAKRLTFTGGLGIYAGGTPNVWLSNNYSNDGVNIDDVSASSASGFDGRTIPDDLKNQLTAGDGNVDALDPDFELPRNLKFALGAKYGFDLDMLGDFGENWFLESSYTYDQVQQALLWKDLRRDNSQFDNNTANAVAPDGRQIYDTDLDTESGTDFNTRRGYDLLLTNTDKGFSHNLNLTLSKTFMSGFSFSGSYNWQRSEDVNPGNSSRSVSNYGQVAIGTNPNDPGLATSNYERQHRFVFRFGYEQNFLMDLMTSVNLFFERRSGQPFSYTFGGDRDRLGALFGEEREFARRERMLFYVPKGDGSDVILDGIDEAAFNAYLARTGLDEYRGEIAPRNAFKGDWVDNIDLKISQELPGYGDGKAGIALNIQNLPNFLNNKWGQQKNPNFPFTVPVVDVAYDTASGRYIYSDLDENGNDNIEEIRSIWRMQLTAFYRF; translated from the coding sequence ATGTTAGCGTTCTTAAGCGCTGGTCAAAGATCAGCAAGGTTGAGACTCCTGAAGATTCTGGTTCCCCTCGCATTTTTACTTGGCGTCTCGGACGCATTTGCACAGGTCACGAATGCTCGGTTCCGAGGAACAGTCATTGACGCCTCTGGTTCGCCAGTAGCAGGGGCTCAGGTCACCATGTCACATGACAAGGGTCTGGTTAAAAAAACCACAGAAACCAACGCATCGGGGGTATTCGTTTTCACCGGTTTGAAAGTCGGTGGCCCATACACTCTCACCACAGTAAGCTCTGGTGCAGAACCTATCAAAAACGAGGGTATCTCCCTAGCAGCAGGCAACAACCCGCCGTTTGAGGTCGCTATTGGCGGTGGCAGCGGAGAGGTGGAAACCATTACTGTGACTGGAGGGCGTGTAGCTCCGAAGATGAGTGGTAATGTTTACGATGCTGGTGATATTGAAACCGCACCCACTGCTCAAGGGGACCTAAAGGATGTCATTCGCTTTGCACCGGATGTCTACCTTGAAGGCGATCGCCTTTACTTGGGTGGTGCTAATAACCGCTTCAACTCAGTAACCATCGATGGTATCCGTCAGGACGATGACTTCGGCCTCAATAATAACGGCTACCCTTCGCTCCGATCGCCCATTCCATTGGGAGCCGCGGAAGAGATTGCTGTCAACCGCTCGCCATTCGATGTCCGTTACGGCAACTTCATTGGTGGTAACATCAACGTCGTTACCAAGTCTGGCTCCAATGACTTAGAAGCTGGCATCAACGTTGTTCATACTAATGATCGATGGCAAGGACAGAAAACAAAGGATACGGACGTATCTTCAGAATTCGAAGAAAATCGAGTTGGTATCCATGTCGGTGGTCCGATCATCGAAGATAAGCTCTTCTACTTCTTTGCAGCAGAAGCCCTAACCCAAACGTCACCGAACTACAACGGCGTCGCTGGATCTGGCGCAAGCAACGAGGCTAGCGACATCTCAGCAGCGGATGTTGCCCGAGTCCAGGATATTTCTAGCCGCATTTACGGATTTAACGCTGGTAAGGTAAGCCAGTCCAACAAGGCAGAAGACCTTAAGTTCCTCGTTAAGTTCGACTATGAAATCAATGACAGCCACCGGTTGGAAGCGAAATACCAGTCTGTTGACGGCACCTCTGTTGAAGATGGAACTGCCAGATCAAACTATCTTCCTCTTACATCAAACTGGTATGAGAATAAGCAGTCTCTAAGCACCGTATCCCTTCGTCTATTTTCAGACTGGGACCACGCACTATCGACCAAGGTAGAACTCAGTACAAAAACGACCAAGTCTAATCCAACCCCTCTTGAAGGTGATGGCTTCGCACAGATGACTGTGGCCCTTGAGGACGGTGGCCCTGAAATTGTTCTCGGTCCGGACCCCTTCCGACAAGCCAACGAGTTGGAAACCAACACGCTTCACTTTGGTACAGAGGCGAACTACCTACTGGGCTCTCACCTGATTACTGGTGGTATCGACCTTGACACTGTTGATGTCTACAATCTTTTCGGGCCGTTTTCTTCCGGTACCGCAGAATTTGACACAATCGACGACTTCGAAGCCCAAGAGCCAAGTAATCTTTACTATCAAAATGCTCTGAGCAACAACGTGGACGATGTTGCTGCTGACTGGGGATACAATGTCACCACAATCTACCTCCAGGACGAGTACCAAATCACGCCGCAGTTGACCGCCCGTTTTGGTTTACGAACCGAGCTATACAGCAGCAAGGGTGACATCAACTATAATGCTAACTTTGAACAGCGATATGGCTTTGACAACCGCGCCGACCTCGATGGTAAGCAACTATTTCTACCCAGAGCTGGTTTATCCTATCAGGCAGCTAAGAGACTTACCTTTACTGGTGGTTTAGGTATTTATGCTGGTGGAACCCCCAACGTCTGGCTCTCAAACAACTACTCAAACGACGGCGTAAATATTGACGACGTCTCTGCTAGTAGCGCTTCTGGCTTTGACGGCCGAACGATTCCAGACGACCTCAAAAACCAACTTACGGCCGGTGACGGAAACGTGGATGCCCTCGACCCCGACTTCGAGCTACCTCGAAACCTAAAGTTCGCTCTTGGTGCAAAATATGGCTTCGATTTAGACATGCTTGGTGACTTCGGCGAGAACTGGTTCCTTGAGTCGAGTTATACCTACGATCAGGTGCAACAAGCCCTTCTTTGGAAAGATCTTCGCCGAGACAACTCCCAATTTGATAACAATACCGCCAACGCAGTTGCTCCCGATGGACGACAGATTTACGATACGGACTTAGACACAGAGAGCGGGACGGACTTCAACACTCGCCGCGGCTATGACTTGCTTTTGACCAACACGGACAAAGGCTTTAGCCACAACCTGAACCTAACCCTTAGCAAGACATTTATGTCTGGCTTTAGCTTCAGCGGTTCTTACAACTGGCAGCGATCAGAAGATGTGAATCCTGGCAATAGCTCTCGCTCCGTATCGAACTATGGGCAGGTGGCTATTGGTACCAACCCTAACGATCCCGGTTTGGCAACATCAAACTATGAGCGACAGCATCGCTTTGTATTCCGTTTTGGTTATGAGCAAAATTTCCTAATGGACCTCATGACCAGCGTTAACCTTTTCTTTGAACGACGATCAGGGCAGCCCTTTAGCTATACGTTCGGTGGCGATCGGGATCGTCTAGGTGCTCTATTCGGCGAAGAGCGTGAGTTTGCACGACGTGAAAGAATGCTATTCTACGTGCCGAAGGGTGATGGCAGCGATGTCATTCTCGATGGAATCGATGAAGCTGCATTTAATGCCTACCTAGCACGAACAGGCTTGGATGAGTATCGTGGAGAAATCGCGCCGAGAAACGCCTTTAAAGGCGACTGGGTAGACAACATCGACCTTAAGATTTCTCAAGAACTCCCCGGTTACGGTGATGGCAAGGCTGGAATCGCGCTAAACATCCAGAACCTACCCAACTTCTTGAACAATAAGTGGGGCCAGCAGAAGAACCCCAACTTCCCGTTCACAGTTCCTGTTGTTGACGTTGCTTACGACACAGCCTCTGGGCGCTACATCTATAGCGACCTTGACGAAAATGGTAACGATAACATTGAGGAGATTCGATCAATCTGGAGAATGCAGCTTACTGCTTTCTACCGCTTCTAA
- a CDS encoding sensor histidine kinase: protein MPSGRKSISSRINRRVLSTIAIGTCILSIALGVKQYLDSMAFLEAKSDASLHLSTKSLAEPIWNFSQEVIIDFSQSIVLDPDVHSIEIVSAEGDLVYRSNNLATGNPLETLCRSSEYFCKSREIYRDQEFIALITVAFDLSHMRKRVIETTLFALIMGLLATLVVALVTSRYLSNIIKTPLETLSHGAKRLSEGDLNHNFIVESQDELGSLAESFMLMRDSIRTKIMDLVAINDISLRIARLSHEADVHSLLLNSFKQKLRAEHIIFIESNDRGMITVPNLVSFWQSQKQDILTHGQKAIARASIDVAPYMEGQNIFVPLVNFDKTCFGLIVAHLDHQKAVTSIDQNYLETLAGAAVSRLENLRILRLIEYEVIKKTEQLTANQRELVEASRKAGMAEVAIGFLHNIGNIMTSLFVSCSEALDQAHRDFYPNRAKNFVALVREKVPELEVYLQAEGREVLNFWNLLNSEEEHNKEERITNLERIRRGLQNVDEIVKLQLNYAKIPDLEEVMTLQSIIDKVLDLCYLEIQKNKVKIHVDIADKTTLTSVQSKVSQILVNLLLNAIQAFPPDAQSRQVWIQALASETETEISFSIRDNGCGISPENQVKIFNFGFTTKNTGNGLGLHSSSLMAYELGGVLVVESPGVGKGATFSLTLPKTPGQINDQSA from the coding sequence ATGCCTTCTGGTCGAAAAAGCATTTCGAGTCGCATCAATCGTCGCGTATTGAGCACGATCGCTATAGGCACCTGCATCCTATCGATCGCCTTGGGAGTGAAGCAATACCTTGACTCAATGGCCTTCCTAGAGGCCAAATCGGATGCATCTCTTCACCTTTCAACCAAATCTCTCGCTGAACCGATTTGGAACTTTAGCCAAGAAGTTATCATCGATTTTTCCCAATCAATCGTCCTTGATCCTGATGTTCATAGCATCGAGATCGTTAGCGCCGAAGGAGACCTCGTTTATCGATCCAATAACCTAGCAACTGGCAACCCACTCGAAACTCTTTGCAGATCTTCAGAGTATTTCTGTAAATCTCGGGAGATTTATCGTGATCAGGAGTTTATAGCTCTAATAACCGTGGCTTTCGACTTATCCCATATGCGCAAGCGGGTGATCGAAACAACGCTATTTGCACTTATTATGGGTCTATTGGCAACTCTGGTGGTTGCCCTGGTAACATCACGCTACCTGAGCAACATTATAAAAACGCCCTTGGAGACTCTGAGCCATGGAGCGAAGCGTCTTTCAGAAGGTGATCTTAACCATAACTTCATTGTGGAGTCTCAAGACGAGTTAGGAAGCCTTGCCGAAAGCTTCATGCTCATGCGTGACTCCATTCGGACGAAGATTATGGATCTTGTCGCTATCAATGATATTAGCCTTAGAATTGCGCGGCTCAGCCACGAAGCTGATGTTCACAGCTTATTGCTCAACTCTTTCAAACAGAAACTCCGTGCAGAACATATCATTTTTATCGAAAGCAACGACCGTGGAATGATCACTGTACCGAACCTCGTAAGCTTCTGGCAAAGCCAGAAACAAGATATTCTAACCCATGGTCAGAAAGCGATCGCCCGTGCCTCGATCGACGTGGCCCCCTATATGGAAGGCCAAAACATATTTGTCCCTCTGGTAAACTTTGATAAGACGTGCTTCGGTTTGATCGTCGCCCACTTGGATCATCAGAAAGCCGTCACCAGTATCGACCAGAATTACCTAGAAACTCTAGCTGGTGCCGCTGTATCGAGACTCGAAAATCTTAGAATCTTGAGGCTCATCGAGTATGAGGTTATCAAGAAAACAGAACAGCTTACAGCGAATCAAAGAGAGTTGGTTGAGGCCTCAAGAAAAGCTGGAATGGCTGAAGTGGCTATCGGCTTTCTTCATAATATCGGTAATATTATGACATCTCTTTTTGTAAGCTGTTCGGAGGCTCTCGATCAGGCTCACAGGGACTTTTATCCCAACCGAGCGAAAAACTTTGTCGCTCTTGTACGCGAGAAGGTACCTGAATTGGAAGTCTATCTTCAAGCGGAAGGCCGCGAAGTTTTAAACTTCTGGAATCTTCTGAACTCTGAAGAGGAGCACAATAAAGAAGAACGGATTACCAACCTAGAACGCATTCGGCGAGGGCTTCAAAATGTCGATGAGATTGTGAAGCTACAGCTTAATTATGCTAAGATTCCCGATCTTGAAGAGGTAATGACTCTCCAGTCGATCATCGATAAAGTTCTCGATCTTTGCTACTTAGAAATTCAAAAAAACAAAGTGAAGATTCATGTCGATATTGCAGATAAGACGACTCTAACATCGGTCCAAAGCAAAGTGTCCCAGATTCTCGTAAACCTTCTCCTTAATGCCATCCAAGCCTTTCCCCCCGACGCTCAATCGCGCCAGGTATGGATTCAAGCTTTGGCCTCGGAGACGGAGACTGAAATCAGCTTTTCCATAAGGGACAATGGATGCGGTATCTCTCCTGAAAACCAAGTGAAGATATTTAACTTTGGCTTTACCACGAAAAATACAGGCAATGGCTTGGGGCTCCATAGTAGCTCGCTCATGGCTTATGAACTTGGTGGGGTTCTGGTGGTAGAAAGTCCTGGAGTTGGCAAAGGTGCCACCTTCTCTTTGACTCTGCCGAAGACCCCAGGGCAAATCAATGATCAGAGTGCTTAA
- a CDS encoding alpha/beta fold hydrolase translates to MPRFASFDHQRLFYRDIGQGQPCVLIHGFSLDSRQWLPYITPLTHRFRFLLIDMRGHGRSKSVHFEGRDVMDVAAQDIKHLINHIACDHVILGGYSLGSAASLSYLQAFGFDKVVRYLNIDFSPKSDHTESWGYGLNHKLVDAVDEFRADCDTLFRDGYDRSQGFDELPRYFLDSYTVLFHQLVVNLLPQRQAKQIFHRLDRKHILAYCRSLAPHWSVTVDLVYALTQGFDFRPIINGSPIPMEFFVGQRSEFFHPHGSLAMADDAMVTVFKKSGHGLLFTEPLKFFRCFKRFLEGKPSQESVTQKHLGFAS, encoded by the coding sequence ATGCCTCGCTTTGCCTCATTTGATCATCAACGGCTGTTCTATCGCGATATTGGGCAGGGGCAGCCTTGCGTTCTGATTCACGGCTTTTCGTTGGATAGTCGGCAATGGTTACCCTATATCACACCGCTGACTCATCGCTTTCGTTTCCTTCTCATCGATATGAGGGGGCACGGCCGATCAAAATCGGTGCACTTTGAAGGTCGGGATGTGATGGATGTTGCAGCCCAGGACATCAAGCATCTGATCAATCACATTGCATGCGATCATGTGATTCTTGGGGGCTACTCCCTGGGTTCTGCTGCCTCTCTCAGCTACCTCCAAGCCTTTGGTTTCGACAAAGTGGTGCGCTATCTGAACATTGATTTTTCACCCAAGTCTGATCACACCGAATCCTGGGGTTATGGATTAAACCACAAGTTGGTCGATGCGGTCGATGAGTTCAGAGCTGACTGCGATACTTTATTCAGAGACGGATATGATCGGTCCCAAGGCTTTGATGAATTGCCGCGATATTTTCTTGACTCATACACAGTCTTATTCCATCAGCTTGTTGTGAACCTCTTGCCCCAGAGGCAGGCCAAGCAAATCTTCCATCGACTCGATCGCAAGCATATTCTGGCCTACTGTAGAAGTCTTGCACCCCATTGGTCTGTCACCGTTGACTTGGTTTATGCCTTAACCCAGGGCTTTGATTTTCGCCCCATTATTAACGGCTCTCCGATTCCTATGGAATTCTTTGTAGGGCAGAGGTCCGAGTTTTTTCATCCCCATGGCAGCCTAGCGATGGCCGATGATGCAATGGTCACCGTCTTCAAGAAAAGCGGTCATGGCCTGCTGTTCACTGAGCCGCTCAAATTTTTCAGGTGTTTTAAGCGCTTTTTAGAGGGAAAGCCATCACAGGAATCTGTGACGCAAAAGCATCTTGGCTTTGCCAGTTGA
- a CDS encoding PAS domain-containing sensor histidine kinase: MRNKIPRPLLETAVYSADYGIIILNSKEEVLVWNDWLAKHSGVASEEALGRKLGEIFNLEDKSKVLKAVRESLVQGKSTLLSQSFNPHHLPLYRKVSKKSPMTQRIVARPQKFEGERYCFLEITDQSAGAEREKYLARTKDYIGKVIESIQEVMIILDADHIICEVNKVATQVLGYQADEMVGKPLDMLLCESGDQSAHDFISADMEKPLKDLEVTMRTKSGSQLTVILSGSHINRKDNEDTRFVAIAKDITERRRAEEQVVAQKAQLAAASKLSALGEMAGGVAHEINNPVAIIHGLAYRLNKTLKKQGIPEDSDLFNIISEIDQTTTRITKIIKGLKAFSRSGDKDDFMPASLKQIVDDTLALCAESFKMVGITLEVTDVPDNLVVECRQIQISQVLLNLLNNAKDAVNDLDDRWIRVCVRASDEKVMVSVEDSGSGIPEDNIEKLFQPFFTTKPAGHGTGLGLSISKGLIEDHHGHFFYDSKSGNTRFVIILPLRQTRDKVA, from the coding sequence ATGAGGAACAAGATTCCAAGGCCTTTACTGGAAACTGCGGTTTACTCAGCAGACTACGGTATTATCATTCTTAACAGTAAAGAAGAAGTTCTTGTGTGGAATGACTGGCTTGCTAAGCACTCTGGTGTTGCGAGCGAGGAAGCCTTGGGCCGAAAATTGGGCGAAATATTCAACCTTGAAGACAAGAGCAAGGTCCTCAAAGCGGTGAGGGAATCTCTTGTTCAGGGCAAGAGCACCCTACTGTCTCAGTCCTTTAATCCCCATCACCTTCCCCTCTATCGCAAGGTAAGCAAGAAATCCCCCATGACGCAGAGGATTGTCGCCAGACCTCAAAAGTTTGAAGGCGAGCGATATTGTTTTCTTGAAATTACCGACCAAAGTGCAGGTGCGGAAAGGGAAAAGTACCTTGCTAGAACCAAAGATTATATAGGTAAAGTGATCGAGTCGATTCAAGAAGTTATGATTATTCTGGACGCAGATCATATTATTTGTGAGGTCAATAAGGTTGCGACTCAGGTTCTAGGCTATCAGGCGGATGAGATGGTTGGCAAGCCACTGGATATGCTACTCTGTGAGAGTGGTGATCAATCAGCTCATGACTTCATATCTGCGGATATGGAGAAGCCGTTGAAAGACCTTGAAGTTACAATGAGGACTAAATCTGGTAGCCAACTAACGGTGATCCTATCGGGCTCCCATATCAACCGTAAGGATAACGAGGATACCAGATTTGTTGCGATAGCTAAGGATATTACGGAAAGACGTAGGGCCGAGGAACAGGTTGTGGCCCAAAAAGCACAGCTCGCAGCAGCATCAAAGCTGTCAGCCCTGGGAGAGATGGCCGGGGGGGTGGCACACGAGATCAATAACCCAGTGGCGATCATACACGGGCTTGCCTATCGACTCAATAAGACCCTCAAGAAGCAGGGGATACCAGAGGATTCGGACCTATTTAACATCATCTCTGAAATCGACCAAACTACCACTAGAATCACTAAGATTATTAAAGGCCTTAAAGCCTTTTCTCGTAGCGGTGATAAAGATGACTTTATGCCAGCTAGCCTAAAGCAAATAGTTGATGATACCCTCGCGCTATGTGCTGAAAGCTTTAAAATGGTTGGAATCACCTTGGAAGTCACCGACGTTCCTGACAACCTCGTGGTTGAGTGTCGGCAAATACAAATTTCTCAGGTACTTCTCAACCTCTTGAATAATGCTAAAGATGCGGTGAATGATCTCGATGATCGTTGGATCCGGGTGTGTGTTCGTGCGAGTGATGAAAAAGTCATGGTCAGCGTCGAGGATTCAGGGTCTGGGATTCCTGAAGATAACATCGAGAAGCTATTCCAACCATTTTTCACAACCAAGCCTGCCGGGCATGGCACAGGGCTAGGACTTAGCATCTCGAAGGGGCTCATAGAAGACCACCATGGTCATTTTTTTTATGACTCGAAATCTGGGAACACGCGTTTTGTAATCATACTTCCGTTAAGACAAACTCGCGATAAGGTTGCTTAA
- a CDS encoding response regulator, with protein MSSTVLVLDDEHLIRRIVSEELEDAGFHVISAGSGQEALNLMANHEIDIVVSDVKMPNMSGIELLDRIQETMDNPPPVILVTAFSENTVQEALVKGAQAVFPKPIDYEALIETVKSKLTPIASRWGVENKIDSPVLSLAENFSSAESAQGRLRLGTGGFFLADPKEMPRPGDVVAFTFTFDELKPLNGQAQVLWTRKQSEGDLPPGFGAELTFLEDPDIDKIIDDYKALNSKSYVPNA; from the coding sequence TTGAGTTCAACTGTTCTGGTTCTCGACGATGAACACCTTATTCGTAGAATCGTATCTGAAGAGCTAGAGGATGCTGGCTTTCACGTTATCAGTGCTGGTTCTGGTCAGGAAGCGCTCAACCTTATGGCAAATCATGAAATTGATATTGTGGTTTCGGATGTAAAAATGCCGAACATGTCGGGGATCGAACTCCTAGATCGCATCCAGGAAACCATGGATAACCCACCCCCAGTGATTCTCGTCACAGCCTTCTCTGAAAATACAGTTCAAGAAGCCTTAGTTAAAGGAGCACAGGCTGTGTTTCCCAAACCAATCGACTATGAAGCACTTATCGAAACTGTAAAATCAAAGCTAACTCCCATAGCGAGTCGGTGGGGAGTCGAAAATAAGATTGATTCCCCGGTGCTTAGCCTCGCAGAGAACTTTAGTTCAGCAGAATCCGCCCAAGGACGGCTACGCCTAGGAACCGGAGGCTTCTTTTTAGCTGATCCCAAGGAAATGCCACGGCCTGGCGATGTAGTCGCTTTCACCTTTACGTTTGATGAATTAAAGCCCCTCAATGGCCAAGCCCAAGTACTATGGACCCGAAAACAAAGCGAGGGTGATTTACCTCCAGGATTTGGAGCAGAACTTACCTTCCTTGAAGATCCCGATATCGATAAGATCATCGATGACTACAAAGCATTAAACAGCAAGAGCTACGTGCCCAATGCTTAG
- a CDS encoding chemotaxis protein CheA yields MAENKYWVCALGVEAASRQILDQVVTSCGFRFADFEASQGLYDFLSKKHLFAALILIDQHVGGEDAYVVRQYLLDQGWDIPTVVRLDEMVHFEEMDKIISLRICRVISDYDVQDLTNSIKKYNRREDLEIDQEIREAFIEESGELLEEAESVILDLESNVSDKEALANLFRIVHTIKGSSSVVAWKDFEIFVHRYEDLLSRVESGEIPVSSQLGDVLLLGFDRIKILIEAISSESENRDFDVSQWITDLDISAQADANSNKGGASREPQHPGVKSIKVPVDSLSQLSYYVAVITENQKKMGHLIDQLSPKNFERKIHSIQFINKELRDLEEGLIEKLEEVRCVPVKSVFRPFPRIVRDLSKTLGKSVNLDLRGESLRIDSTIASVLSNTMVHLIRNSLDHGLESPDERLKLGKSEVGSLTIVVEKTEADVIVTIEDDGQGVNLKRVCEIAEKKGLYDSTTLESMSDEEKANIIFSPGFSTSQSVSQVSGRGVGMDMVKQTVSSLGGSIAIESQAGKGSRIRLSFSKGQNVIYF; encoded by the coding sequence ATGGCAGAGAATAAATACTGGGTTTGTGCCCTTGGAGTCGAAGCAGCTTCACGGCAGATCCTTGATCAAGTAGTGACGTCCTGTGGCTTTAGGTTCGCTGACTTTGAAGCGAGTCAGGGTCTCTATGACTTTCTCTCTAAGAAACACTTGTTCGCAGCTTTGATCTTGATTGACCAACATGTAGGGGGGGAAGATGCCTATGTGGTGAGGCAATATTTATTGGATCAAGGCTGGGATATACCAACTGTGGTACGCTTAGATGAAATGGTTCACTTTGAAGAGATGGACAAAATTATCAGTCTTAGAATCTGTCGGGTCATCTCGGACTATGATGTACAAGATCTAACTAACTCCATAAAGAAGTATAACCGCCGCGAGGACCTTGAGATTGATCAAGAGATACGCGAGGCCTTTATTGAGGAATCTGGGGAGCTTCTTGAAGAGGCTGAGTCGGTGATATTAGATTTAGAAAGCAATGTGTCCGACAAGGAAGCTCTGGCAAACCTATTTCGGATCGTTCACACGATAAAGGGTTCGTCTTCGGTTGTCGCTTGGAAGGATTTTGAGATATTTGTACATCGTTATGAAGACCTTCTGAGTCGCGTGGAGTCGGGCGAAATTCCAGTATCTTCGCAATTGGGCGATGTCCTACTGCTAGGCTTTGACCGGATCAAGATCCTTATTGAGGCAATAAGCTCGGAATCCGAAAATCGAGATTTTGATGTGTCTCAGTGGATTACTGATCTTGATATTTCTGCACAAGCTGATGCAAACTCAAACAAGGGCGGAGCGAGTCGTGAACCCCAGCATCCGGGAGTCAAGTCCATCAAAGTCCCTGTGGATTCTCTAAGTCAATTAAGTTACTACGTAGCTGTCATTACAGAGAATCAGAAAAAGATGGGGCATCTGATCGATCAACTTAGCCCGAAAAACTTTGAGCGGAAAATCCATAGCATTCAATTCATCAACAAAGAGCTACGGGATTTAGAAGAGGGCCTCATTGAGAAGCTTGAAGAGGTTCGTTGTGTGCCTGTAAAATCAGTGTTCCGGCCGTTCCCTCGCATTGTTCGTGACCTGTCTAAAACCTTGGGAAAGTCTGTTAATCTTGATTTGCGTGGAGAATCCCTTCGGATCGATAGTACGATTGCATCGGTTTTGAGCAATACCATGGTTCACCTGATAAGAAATAGCTTAGATCATGGTTTGGAATCTCCTGATGAACGATTGAAGCTTGGCAAGAGCGAGGTTGGCAGCCTGACAATCGTTGTAGAGAAAACCGAGGCTGATGTGATTGTGACGATTGAGGATGATGGTCAGGGGGTAAATCTGAAACGAGTTTGTGAAATTGCTGAGAAAAAAGGCTTGTACGATTCGACAACCTTGGAGTCAATGAGTGACGAGGAAAAAGCCAATATTATCTTTAGCCCTGGGTTCAGTACCTCCCAATCGGTCAGTCAGGTATCCGGGCGAGGCGTGGGTATGGACATGGTGAAGCAAACGGTCAGCTCCCTTGGTGGCTCTATTGCAATTGAATCCCAAGCTGGCAAGGGATCTCGCATTCGGTTAAGCTTTTCAAAGGGGCAGAATGTGATTTATTTCTGA